In Staphylococcus saccharolyticus, one genomic interval encodes:
- the ebpS gene encoding elastin-binding protein EbpS, with the protein MSNNNFKDDFEKNRQSIDPEEHNKHLNEEQETNENNNDVEDKSNQHFPPRNAQRRKRRRDTATNQNKHHEDNQAQRDDKSREHEGSLDDRYDESQLHNNNYHDLNHDNHKHHQSHSQDDRMSTGEDATIAGGAASAGSQHSTEANQGQRRPGPKTDNIQYDDSNKNNGSQKCLHQDEIIKDSQQPSESHDLRDNNSKSNKGKKVAGAAGIAKHHHDKKDNQQDAHQRKEDHHNHDKKSDKSKKATAVGTGVAGAASAAGVAKHEHNKHKNSNQHNHRNLNRDEHDYNHRSNDNNDKKKDGLMKILLPLIAAILILGAIAIFGGMVLNNHHNSQNDENKVSDQSKKDSDKKNNEKDKSTSDKNKDKQSSSDKNESKDSNANNTNSGTTSNDTNGGDSTTNANQNNTTNNQGQYNQQNNGNANQNTNGQQRNQGQQSHIVNGQENLYRIAIQYYGAGTQANVDKIKQANGLSSNNIHDGQTLVIPQQ; encoded by the coding sequence GTGTCTAACAATAATTTTAAAGATGATTTTGAAAAGAATCGTCAATCAATCGATCCAGAAGAGCATAATAAACACTTAAATGAAGAACAAGAAACAAATGAAAATAATAATGATGTAGAGGATAAATCTAACCAACATTTCCCACCTAGAAATGCACAACGTCGTAAAAGACGAAGAGACACCGCTACAAACCAAAACAAGCATCACGAAGATAATCAAGCACAACGCGATGATAAATCAAGAGAACATGAAGGTTCTTTAGATGACCGTTATGACGAATCTCAACTACATAATAATAATTATCATGATTTAAATCATGATAATCATAAACATCACCAAAGTCATTCACAGGATGATAGAATGTCAACTGGTGAAGATGCTACGATTGCAGGCGGAGCTGCTAGTGCTGGCTCTCAACACTCAACTGAAGCTAATCAAGGGCAACGTAGACCGGGACCTAAAACTGATAACATACAATATGATGATAGTAATAAAAACAATGGCAGTCAAAAATGTTTACATCAAGATGAAATTATCAAAGATTCACAACAACCATCAGAATCTCATGATTTACGAGACAACAATTCCAAATCTAACAAAGGTAAGAAAGTGGCAGGTGCGGCTGGTATAGCTAAACATCATCACGATAAAAAGGACAATCAGCAAGATGCGCATCAACGAAAAGAAGACCATCATAATCATGATAAAAAATCAGATAAAAGTAAAAAAGCTACAGCTGTAGGTACAGGTGTTGCAGGTGCGGCGAGCGCTGCTGGTGTAGCTAAACATGAGCACAATAAACATAAAAATTCTAATCAACACAATCATAGAAATTTAAATCGTGATGAACATGACTATAATCATAGAAGCAATGATAATAACGATAAGAAAAAAGACGGATTAATGAAGATTTTGCTACCTCTCATTGCAGCAATTCTTATTCTCGGAGCAATTGCAATTTTTGGTGGTATGGTGCTTAATAATCATCATAATAGCCAGAACGATGAAAACAAAGTATCTGATCAAAGTAAAAAAGACTCAGATAAAAAGAATAATGAAAAAGATAAATCTACTAGCGATAAAAATAAAGATAAACAATCTTCTTCTGATAAAAACGAATCAAAAGACTCTAATGCTAATAACACTAATAGTGGAACAACAAGTAATGATACAAATGGTGGCGACTCTACAACTAACGCTAACCAAAACAACACAACAAATAACCAAGGTCAATATAACCAACAAAACAATGGTAATGCTAACCAAAATACAAATGGTCAACAAAGAAATCAAGGACAACAATCACATATAGTCAATGGTCAAGAAAACTTATATCGCATCGCCATCCAATACTATGGAGCAGGAACTCAAGCTAATGTAGACAAAATCAAACAAGCAAATGGATTAAGTAGTAATAATATTCATGATGGACAAACATTAGTAATTCCACAACAATAA
- the ypdA gene encoding bacillithiol disulfide reductase YpdA — protein sequence MQRIESIIIGGGPCGLSAAIEQKKKGIETLVIEKGNVVESIYNYPTHQTFFSSSDKLSIGDIPFIVEESKPKRNQALVYYREVVKHHQLNIHPFEEVLTVKKIDNKFTITTTKNVYECKYLTVATGYYGQHNTLEVDGAELPKVFHYFKEAHPYFNQNVVIIGGKNSAVDAALELEKVGANVTVLYRGERYPKAIKPWILPNFESLVNHEKIIMEFNANVTQITEDTVTYEKNGRTIKIANDYVFAMIGYHPDYDFLNSMGIEINTNEYGTAPVYNRETYETNIENCYIAGVIAAGNDANTIFIENGKYHGGIITQSILRKKQTPLES from the coding sequence ATGCAAAGAATAGAAAGCATAATTATTGGTGGTGGTCCATGCGGTTTAAGTGCAGCTATTGAACAAAAAAAGAAAGGCATAGAAACACTAGTTATAGAAAAGGGAAATGTAGTTGAATCTATCTATAATTATCCGACACACCAAACATTCTTTTCTTCAAGTGATAAATTAAGTATTGGAGATATTCCGTTTATAGTTGAAGAAAGTAAACCAAAAAGAAATCAAGCACTCGTTTACTATAGAGAAGTGGTCAAACATCATCAACTTAACATCCATCCATTCGAAGAAGTTTTGACAGTGAAAAAAATAGATAATAAATTTACTATTACTACCACTAAAAATGTTTATGAATGTAAATATCTAACAGTTGCTACAGGTTATTATGGTCAACATAATACACTCGAAGTTGATGGTGCTGAATTACCAAAAGTATTCCATTACTTTAAAGAAGCACATCCATATTTCAATCAAAATGTGGTTATCATTGGAGGTAAAAACTCTGCAGTAGATGCTGCTTTAGAATTAGAAAAAGTTGGTGCTAATGTTACTGTTTTATACCGTGGAGAAAGATATCCTAAAGCAATAAAACCATGGATATTACCCAATTTCGAATCATTAGTAAATCATGAAAAAATAATTATGGAGTTCAATGCTAATGTGACCCAAATTACTGAGGATACCGTAACTTATGAAAAGAACGGTCGTACCATTAAGATTGCTAATGATTACGTATTTGCAATGATTGGTTATCATCCTGATTATGATTTCTTAAATTCTATGGGTATTGAAATTAATACTAATGAATATGGAACTGCACCTGTATATAATAGAGAAACTTACGAAACAAATATAGAAAATTGTTACATTGCCGGAGTTATTGCGGCGGGAAATGATGCTAATACCATTTTCATTGAAAATGGTAAATACCATGGGGGTATTATTACTCAAAGTATTCTTAGAAAAAAACAAACACCACTTGAATCTTAA